The Streptomyces sp. NBC_00306 sequence CGGCCCACGCACACCAACACCAGCTGGGAGGCGGCCCGTTTCGAGGTCTACGGGCACCGCTGGGTGCATGTCGCGGAGCCCGGCTACGGCGTCGCCGTCATCAACGACTCGACGTACGGGCACGACGTCTCACGGACCACCCGCGAGGACGGCGGCACGACGACCACGGTCCGCCTCAGCCTGGTCCGCGCGCCGCGCGTCCCGGACCCCGAGGCCGATCAGGGACGCCACCGCTTCACCTACGCCCTGCTGCCCGGGGCGACGGTGCAGGACGCGATCGCGGAGGGATACGCGCTCAATCTGCCGCTGCGGGTGGCCGAGGCCGGGCCGGTCGCTCCGCTGGTGACCAGTGACAACCCGGCCGTCACGGTGGAGGCGGTCAAACTCGCCGACGACCGCTCGGGCGATGTCGTGGTGCGGCTCTACGAGAGTCTCGGCGGGCGGGCCCACGCGACGCTGCGCACCGGATTCGCCCTCGCCGGGGCGCAGGTGAACGACCTGCTGGAGCGGCCGTTGGCCGACGAGGCGGTGTCCTGCGACGGGGACACGGTGACGCTGACCCTGCGCCCGTTCCAGATCCTGACGCTGCGGCTCGCCCGCGCCTGAGGGGAACCGGACTCGTCCGCACCTTCCCCACCCGGGAAGGTGCGGACGAGGACGGGCCCGGCTGCCGCGGGCCTCACTCGGCGCGCGGCTCCGGGGCCTTCTCCGGGTCGTCGAAGGAAGCGAGGTAGCTGGCGGCCATGTCCTTCTCCCCCAGCCCCCGGTCGACCAGCCGCTCGAAGCGCTCCGCCCCGGCGCGGGCGACATCCATCGCGACTCCGCGCCGCTCCCCCGCCTCGACGATGAGGCGCGCGTCCTTCAGGGCGTTGTCGACACTGAAGCTGGGGGTGAAGTCGCCGGCCAGGATCGCCTCGGTCTTCAGACGCAGATAGCCGTTGTCCAGCGGCCCGCCGGACACGCTGTCGAGGAAGGCCCGGGGATCGACACCGAGGCCGTCGGCCAGGGCGATCGCCTCGGCGGCGGCGTGGTTGAGAGCGGCGACCCAGCTGTTCAGGACCAGCTTGAGCTTGCTGGCACCGCCGTCGGAGCCGTCGTCGCCGACCCAGGTGGTGCGCCGCCCGACGGCGTCGAAGACGGGAGCGAGCGCCGCCCGAGCACGGTCCGGACCGGCCGCCAGCACGATGAGTTCGCCCGCTTCCGCAGGCTGCTTGGTGCCGAGTACGGGGGCGTCGACGAAGGTCAGTCCGTGCTCGCGTGCGAAGTCGGCCAGCTCCGCCGTGGCGGCATCCCCGACGGTGGCCGACTGGGCCCACACCGCGCCCGGGGTGAAGCCGTCGGCCGCCTCCCGCATGGCCGCGAGCACCCGCGGGCCGTCGTTGAGCACGGTGAGCACCACATCCGCGCCCCGGACGGCGTCGGCCGGCGAGTCGGCGCAGTACGCCCCGTCGGCGACGAGGGCCTCCGCCTTCGCCCGGGTGCGGTTCCAGGCACGGACGGCCAGCCCGCCGCGGAGCAGGTTCCGCGCCATGGCGGCACCCATGATCCCGGTGCCGAGCACCGCGACCGTCGTGGGTGCGCCGTCGCCGTGCGGGTCGCCTTGAGCTGCGTGCGGGTCGCCTTGAGCTGAGGGCATGGTCACGCACATCGCCTTCCGTCGTCGGGGGATTCGACGGTGCGAGGGTAACCAAGGAACCACCGGTGCGGCGGTGACGACGCGTCAGCAGTGCGCTCAGCGTGGCCGGTTCTGCCGGTGCGGTCTACCGGTCCGCGGCCCGTCTCCGATAGAGGTTCCTCCGCGCTGCACCCGACAGTCCGTGAGAGCTGTGGAGGCCTGCCATGATCCGAGGACGGAGCAGTATCGACCTGGACCGGAGCCGGTTCGACGACCTCCACGACCGGCCCGATCCGCGCGCGTACGTCCACCGGCTGGTCCAGGTGTCGTACGAGACACCGCATCACGCCCAGCGGGCCGTCCGCGCCACGATCACCGAGCGCGCGTCGGTCCACGGCGGAGGGCCGTTCACCGTTCTCGACCTGTGCTGCTCGTACGGCATCAACGCGGCACTGCTCAACCACCATGTGACGCTTGCCGAGTTGTACGAGCACTGGACCCGCCCGGACGCACAGACACTGACCCCCGCCGAACTCGTCCGGCACGACCGGGAGTTCTTCGCCCTGCGGCGCAGATCGGACGCGGTTCCGGTGGTGGGGGTCGACATCGCGGGCAACGCGGTCCGGTACGCCCAGGCCGTGGGTCTGCTGGACGAGACGTACACCGAGAATCTGGAGTGCTGTCCGCCCAGCAGACATCTGCGGCGAGCGATGGCCGCCACCGGGCTGATCACCGTCACCGCAGGCATCGGTCATGTCACCTGGCGCAGCTTCGAGACACTGCTGCGCTGTGCGGACATCCCGGTGTGGGTGAGCGCGTTCGTGCCGCGCACCGTCGCGTACCGGCCGGTGGCCGACCGGCTGGCCCGGCACGGCCTGGTCACCCGGGCGGATCCCGGGCGGACCTACCCGCGGCGCCTGTTCACCGGGCCGGCGGAACAGCGCCGGGCAATCGAGCGGGCCCTGCGCGGCGGTCACGATCCCTCCGGGCTGGAGACGCGCGGCCGCTGCCACACGCATCTGCACCAGTCCCGCCCGGCCACTGCCTGGGCGCATATCGGTACGAAAAGTTAGAATTCGAGCATGGGAGAGCGGCCTGTAGCACCGACTGCGCCCGAACTTGTCCTCGAAACAGACGCGGGCTCCACGGTGATGAGTCCGAGCCGGGACTACCACATCGGGCGCGACCCCTCGAGCGACATCGTGCTGGACGACGACCGGGTGTCCTGGCACCACGCGGTGCTGCACGCCGACGACGGCCACTGGACCGTCGCGGACGAGGGCAGCACCAACGGGACCTACGCCGACGGCCGGCGCATCGACGAGCAGGGCGACGTCGGACCCGGCAGCGTCCTGCGGTTCGGCCATGCCGTCGACGGTGCACGTGCCGTGCTGACCGGGCAGGCCCCTCCGGAGCCGGCGCCTGC is a genomic window containing:
- a CDS encoding NAD(P)-dependent oxidoreductase; this encodes MPSAQGDPHAAQGDPHGDGAPTTVAVLGTGIMGAAMARNLLRGGLAVRAWNRTRAKAEALVADGAYCADSPADAVRGADVVLTVLNDGPRVLAAMREAADGFTPGAVWAQSATVGDAATAELADFAREHGLTFVDAPVLGTKQPAEAGELIVLAAGPDRARAALAPVFDAVGRRTTWVGDDGSDGGASKLKLVLNSWVAALNHAAAEAIALADGLGVDPRAFLDSVSGGPLDNGYLRLKTEAILAGDFTPSFSVDNALKDARLIVEAGERRGVAMDVARAGAERFERLVDRGLGEKDMAASYLASFDDPEKAPEPRAE